In a single window of the Pseudomonas oryzihabitans genome:
- the sppA gene encoding signal peptide peptidase SppA, whose translation MADEWKEDSGRSRPTDDKTWALIEKTMLASVREQRRARRWGIFFKLLTFAYLIVMLVLFTPLLSLGKKGGVTESGAHTALIELKGVIADDEKASADNVVTALRKAFDDSNTRGVVLRINSPGGSPVQSGYIYDEIKRLRGLHPDIKLYAVITDLGASGAYYVASAADAIYADKASLVGSIGVTAASFGFVGTMEKLGVERRVYTSGEHKAFLDPFQPQKSEETRFWQQVLDTTHQQFIDSVKKGRGDRLKVEGHPELFSGLVWSGEQALSLGLIDGLGSTSYVARDVVKEERLVDFTQEDSPFDRFAKRLGASVAERLALYMGWQGPMLR comes from the coding sequence ATGGCTGACGAGTGGAAAGAAGACAGCGGGCGTTCGCGCCCGACGGACGACAAGACTTGGGCCCTGATCGAGAAGACCATGCTCGCCAGTGTGCGCGAGCAGCGGCGGGCACGGCGTTGGGGCATCTTTTTCAAGCTGCTGACCTTCGCCTATCTGATCGTCATGCTGGTGCTGTTCACGCCCCTGCTGTCCCTGGGCAAGAAGGGCGGGGTGACCGAGTCTGGCGCCCATACCGCGCTCATCGAACTCAAGGGCGTGATCGCTGATGACGAGAAGGCCAGTGCCGACAATGTCGTGACGGCGCTGCGCAAGGCCTTTGACGACAGCAACACCCGCGGTGTGGTGCTGCGTATCAACAGCCCGGGCGGCAGTCCAGTGCAATCCGGCTACATCTATGACGAGATCAAGCGGCTGCGTGGCCTGCATCCGGACATCAAGCTGTACGCGGTGATCACCGATCTGGGGGCCTCGGGCGCCTACTATGTGGCCAGTGCGGCCGATGCCATCTATGCCGACAAGGCCAGCCTGGTCGGCTCCATCGGCGTGACGGCGGCTTCCTTTGGCTTCGTCGGCACCATGGAAAAGCTGGGCGTGGAGCGGCGGGTCTATACCTCCGGCGAGCACAAGGCCTTCCTGGATCCCTTCCAGCCGCAGAAGTCCGAAGAAACCCGCTTCTGGCAGCAGGTGCTGGATACCACCCACCAGCAGTTCATCGACAGCGTCAAGAAAGGTCGCGGTGATCGCCTCAAGGTCGAGGGTCATCCGGAGCTGTTCTCCGGTCTGGTCTGGTCCGGCGAGCAGGCGTTGTCCCTCGGGCTGATCGATGGCCTCGGCAGCACCAGCTATGTGGCGCGGGACGTGGTCAAGGAGGAGCGCCTGGTGGACTTCACCCAGGAAGACTCTCCCTTCGATCGCTTTGCCAAGCGCCTGGGCGCCAGCGTCGCCGAGCGTCTTGCTCTCTATATGGGCTGGCAGGGTCCGATGCTGCGTTAG
- a CDS encoding HAD-IIIA family hydrolase: MPDYQLLIFDWDGTLADSIGRIVEVMHVAAETLGLPPRSDVAIKGIIGLELVAAIQTLYPHLVTQAQIEGFRDAYSAEFVRREQEASPLFPEVMSGLQRFRAQGYQLAVATGKSRRGLARSLQQHGLSDFFDITRCADEAAGKPDPQMVQEILAHCGVAPERALLVGDAVFDLEMARRAGVDAVGVAYGAQPVEVLRDFGPRLVIEAFADLALWLGDNVVVRSESGHG; this comes from the coding sequence ATGCCTGATTATCAGCTGCTGATCTTCGACTGGGACGGCACCCTGGCTGACTCCATCGGCCGGATCGTCGAAGTGATGCACGTGGCGGCCGAGACGCTTGGGCTGCCGCCTCGCAGCGATGTGGCCATCAAGGGCATCATCGGCCTGGAGCTGGTAGCGGCGATCCAGACCCTCTATCCACACCTGGTGACCCAGGCGCAGATCGAGGGCTTTCGCGATGCCTACAGTGCCGAATTCGTCCGTCGCGAGCAGGAGGCGTCGCCGCTGTTTCCTGAGGTGATGAGTGGTCTGCAGCGCTTTCGCGCCCAGGGTTATCAACTGGCCGTGGCGACCGGAAAGAGCCGTCGTGGCCTGGCTCGCTCGCTGCAGCAGCATGGCCTAAGTGACTTCTTCGACATTACCCGCTGCGCCGACGAGGCGGCCGGCAAACCCGATCCGCAGATGGTGCAGGAGATCCTCGCCCATTGCGGTGTGGCGCCGGAACGTGCCCTGCTGGTGGGGGATGCGGTGTTCGACCTGGAGATGGCCCGGCGCGCCGGGGTCGATGCGGTCGGGGTCGCCTATGGTGCCCAGCCGGTCGAGGTCCTGAGGGATTTCGGGCCGCGCCTGGTGATCGAAGCTTTCGCGGACCTGGCGCTATGGCTGGGTGACAATGTTGTGGTCAGGAGTGAGAGTGGGCATGGCTGA
- the rluC gene encoding 23S rRNA pseudouridine(955/2504/2580) synthase RluC, giving the protein MTKPPSPSTGVQLLDVPADYAGQRIDNFLRTQLKGAPKTLIYRILRKGEVRVNKGRIKPDYRLQAGDQIRVPPLRLSEPDEPAPLARGLLERLEDSIVHEDKALIVINKPAGIAVHGGSGLSGGVIEVFRQLRPDARDIELVHRLDRDTSGLLMIAKKRSMLRFLHEQLRGDGVDKRYHALVRGHWPAAKKKINAPLLKNTLRSGERMVEVNDEGKEALTEFRVLRRYGEFATLVEARPVTGRTHQIRVHARHAGHAIAGDPKYGDEAFSQEIRDLGGKRLFLHSASLVIPLPEGGQLRLEAPVDSTWSQTLERLDA; this is encoded by the coding sequence ATGACTAAGCCTCCCTCTCCCAGCACCGGCGTTCAACTGCTCGATGTGCCCGCCGACTATGCCGGCCAGCGTATCGACAACTTCCTGCGTACCCAGCTCAAGGGCGCGCCCAAGACCCTCATCTATCGCATCCTGCGCAAGGGTGAAGTGCGGGTGAACAAGGGCCGCATCAAGCCTGACTACCGCCTGCAGGCCGGTGACCAGATCCGGGTGCCGCCCCTGCGGCTGTCCGAGCCCGATGAGCCGGCACCCCTGGCCAGAGGACTGCTCGAGCGCCTGGAGGACTCCATCGTTCACGAGGACAAGGCCCTCATCGTCATCAACAAGCCGGCCGGCATCGCCGTGCACGGTGGCAGTGGCCTGTCTGGCGGCGTCATCGAAGTCTTTCGCCAGCTGCGTCCCGATGCCCGCGACATCGAGCTGGTCCATCGCCTCGACCGGGATACCTCGGGACTGCTGATGATCGCCAAGAAGCGCAGCATGCTGCGCTTCCTGCACGAGCAACTGCGCGGCGACGGCGTGGACAAGCGCTATCACGCCCTGGTGCGCGGCCACTGGCCGGCGGCCAAGAAGAAGATCAATGCGCCGCTGCTGAAGAACACCCTCAGATCCGGCGAGCGCATGGTCGAAGTCAACGACGAGGGCAAGGAGGCGCTCACTGAATTTCGCGTCCTGCGCCGCTATGGCGAATTCGCCACCCTGGTCGAGGCGCGGCCGGTGACCGGCCGTACCCACCAGATCCGTGTCCATGCCCGTCATGCCGGACATGCCATCGCCGGCGATCCCAAGTACGGCGACGAGGCCTTTTCCCAGGAGATCCGCGACCTGGGTGGCAAGCGGCTGTTCCTGCATTCGGCGAGCCTGGTGATTCCGTTACCGGAAGGTGGCCAGCTGCGACTGGAAGCGCCGGTCGATAGCACCTGGAGTCAGACGCTGGAGCGTCTGGATGCCTGA
- the rne gene encoding ribonuclease E, whose translation MKRMLINATQPEELRVALVDGQRLFDLDIESGAREQKKANIYKGRITRIEPSLEAAFVDFGADRHGFLPLKEISREYFKKNPEGRVNIKEVLSEGQEVVVQVEKEERGNKGAALTTFISLAGRYLVLMPNNPRAGGISRRIEGEERNELREALNGLNAPGDMGLIVRTAGLGRSTEELQWDLDYLLQLWSAITEASGDRKGPFLIYQESNVIIRAIRDYLRQDIGEVLVDSVEAQEEALSFIRQVMPQYASKIKLYQDSVPLFNRFQIESQIETAFQREVKLPSGGSIVIDPTEALVSIDINSARATKGGDIEETALQTNLEAAEEIARQLRLRDIGGLIVIDFIDMTPVKNQRAVEDRVREALEADRARVQIGRISRFGLLEMSRQRLRPSLRETSGIVCPRCNGQGIIRDVESLSLAILRLIEEEALKDRTAEVRAHVPIQVASFLLNEKRNSITKIELRTRVRIIILPDDHIETPHFEVQRLRDDNPELLNSQSSYEMANTEAEEVLPVSSTRTLVRQEAAVKVAPERAPAPTPVAAETVAPAAPAAKATAEPNLFKGLVKSLVSLFAGKTEEQPMVDKTAAAPEVAKSSDEQRRQDERRNGRQQNRRREGRRDDERKPREERQPRADRGERSDRPAREERKPREERQPREERQAREDRPAREERQPREERANREERQPREERQPREERQPREERQPREERANREERQPREERQPREERQPREERLSTEERPAREERQPREERASREERQPREERKPREERQPREERKAREERQEAASAEELNEEEVLEGNEELEEGEERPRRRSRGQRRRSNRRERQRDANGNFIEDEEQSAAATDTNVAPAAAALGTAVVVSESVTAIATQEQVREARQQEPAAPADTSAAAEATQETAAQQPAADAPAQPEILTPNVSQLQDERAPHQEVEIAAPVAEQTAPVTATAPTPAAPAENEAAESAAGRASNDPRERRRRERLAREAEAARAKQAEQDAQAPALGAIAETEETFATAAVGTVEPQQAPEVQPAQVVEELPAAKAESAPIVMEEPVEVVPSPAQEEAATVALTGEDDTPAEAPKADAVKEDEATQAELDRKLKESRENHPD comes from the coding sequence ATGAAGAGAATGCTCATCAACGCGACCCAGCCCGAGGAATTACGGGTTGCCCTGGTCGACGGTCAACGGCTGTTTGATCTGGACATCGAGTCCGGAGCCCGCGAACAGAAAAAGGCCAATATCTACAAAGGCCGTATCACCCGCATCGAACCCAGCCTGGAAGCCGCCTTTGTCGACTTCGGCGCTGATCGCCATGGCTTCCTTCCGCTGAAAGAGATCTCCCGGGAGTACTTCAAGAAGAACCCGGAAGGCCGCGTCAACATCAAGGAAGTGCTCTCCGAAGGCCAGGAAGTAGTCGTCCAGGTCGAAAAGGAAGAGCGTGGCAACAAGGGTGCCGCCCTGACCACCTTCATCAGCCTCGCCGGTCGCTACCTGGTGCTGATGCCCAACAATCCCCGCGCCGGCGGCATCTCCCGTCGCATCGAGGGTGAAGAGCGCAACGAACTGCGCGAAGCCCTGAACGGCCTCAACGCCCCGGGCGACATGGGCCTGATCGTGCGCACCGCCGGCCTGGGCCGCAGCACCGAAGAACTGCAGTGGGACCTCGATTACCTGCTGCAACTCTGGTCCGCCATCACCGAAGCCTCGGGTGATCGCAAGGGCCCCTTCCTGATCTACCAGGAAAGCAACGTCATCATTCGCGCCATCCGCGACTACCTGCGCCAGGACATCGGTGAAGTCCTGGTCGACAGCGTCGAAGCCCAGGAAGAAGCCCTGAGCTTCATCCGCCAGGTGATGCCGCAGTACGCCAGCAAGATCAAGCTGTATCAGGACAGCGTCCCGCTGTTCAATCGTTTCCAGATCGAAAGCCAGATCGAGACCGCCTTCCAGCGCGAAGTGAAGCTGCCGTCGGGCGGCTCCATCGTCATCGACCCGACCGAGGCCCTGGTGTCCATCGACATCAACTCGGCGCGCGCCACCAAGGGTGGCGACATCGAGGAAACCGCGCTGCAGACCAACCTGGAAGCGGCTGAAGAAATCGCCCGCCAGCTGCGTCTGCGCGACATCGGCGGCCTGATCGTCATCGACTTCATCGACATGACCCCGGTCAAGAACCAGCGCGCCGTGGAAGATCGCGTCCGCGAAGCCCTGGAAGCCGACCGCGCCCGCGTACAGATCGGTCGCATCTCCCGTTTCGGCTTGCTGGAAATGTCCCGCCAGCGCCTGCGCCCCTCGCTGCGCGAAACCAGCGGCATCGTCTGCCCGCGCTGCAACGGCCAAGGCATCATCCGCGACGTGGAATCGCTGTCGCTGGCTATCCTGCGCCTGATCGAAGAAGAGGCGCTCAAGGATCGCACCGCCGAGGTACGCGCCCATGTACCCATCCAGGTGGCGTCCTTCCTACTCAATGAAAAGCGCAACAGCATCACCAAGATCGAGCTGCGTACCCGCGTGCGCATCATCATCCTGCCCGACGATCACATCGAGACCCCGCACTTCGAGGTGCAGCGTCTGCGTGACGACAATCCCGAGCTGCTGAACAGCCAGTCCAGCTACGAGATGGCCAACACCGAAGCCGAAGAGGTGCTGCCGGTCAGCTCCACTCGCACCCTGGTACGCCAGGAAGCGGCCGTGAAGGTCGCACCCGAGCGCGCCCCGGCACCCACCCCGGTCGCCGCCGAGACCGTGGCGCCCGCCGCCCCTGCCGCCAAGGCCACCGCCGAACCCAATCTGTTCAAGGGCCTGGTCAAATCCCTGGTCAGCCTGTTCGCCGGCAAGACCGAAGAGCAACCGATGGTCGACAAGACCGCCGCCGCTCCGGAAGTAGCCAAGAGCAGCGACGAGCAGCGCCGTCAGGACGAGCGCCGCAACGGTCGCCAGCAGAATCGCCGTCGCGAAGGCCGTCGTGATGACGAGCGCAAACCACGCGAAGAGCGCCAGCCGCGCGCCGACCGTGGCGAACGCAGCGATCGTCCGGCCCGCGAAGAACGCAAGCCGCGTGAAGAGCGTCAGCCTCGCGAAGAGCGTCAGGCCCGCGAAGACCGCCCGGCTCGCGAGGAGCGTCAGCCGCGCGAAGAGCGCGCCAACCGCGAAGAACGTCAACCCCGTGAAGAGCGTCAGCCTCGCGAGGAGCGCCAACCGCGCGAAGAGCGTCAGCCCCGTGAGGAGCGCGCCAACCGCGAAGAGCGTCAGCCCCGTGAAGAGCGCCAACCCCGCGAGGAGCGCCAGCCACGCGAGGAGCGCCTGAGCACCGAAGAGCGTCCCGCTCGCGAGGAGCGTCAGCCCCGTGAGGAGCGTGCCAGTCGCGAAGAGCGTCAGCCTCGTGAAGAGCGCAAACCGCGTGAAGAGCGTCAGCCGCGCGAAGAGCGCAAGGCGCGCGAAGAACGCCAGGAAGCGGCCAGCGCCGAAGAGCTGAACGAAGAAGAAGTACTGGAAGGCAACGAGGAGCTGGAAGAAGGCGAAGAGCGTCCGCGTCGCCGTTCCCGCGGCCAGCGCCGTCGCAGCAACCGCCGTGAGCGTCAGCGTGATGCCAATGGCAACTTCATCGAAGACGAAGAGCAGAGCGCAGCAGCCACGGACACCAACGTCGCACCGGCTGCCGCTGCCCTGGGTACCGCCGTCGTGGTCAGCGAGAGCGTGACCGCCATCGCCACCCAGGAACAGGTACGCGAAGCGCGTCAGCAAGAGCCTGCAGCTCCTGCCGACACCTCCGCTGCCGCCGAAGCGACGCAGGAAACCGCAGCGCAACAGCCTGCCGCCGACGCCCCTGCCCAGCCGGAGATCCTCACCCCCAACGTGAGCCAACTGCAGGACGAACGCGCGCCGCATCAGGAAGTGGAAATCGCCGCACCAGTTGCCGAGCAGACCGCTCCGGTGACCGCCACCGCACCCACTCCTGCGGCACCTGCCGAAAACGAAGCTGCCGAATCGGCCGCAGGTCGCGCCTCCAACGATCCGCGTGAGCGCCGTCGTCGTGAGCGCCTGGCTCGCGAAGCTGAAGCCGCACGTGCCAAGCAGGCCGAGCAGGACGCTCAGGCCCCTGCACTGGGCGCCATTGCCGAAACCGAAGAAACCTTCGCTACGGCAGCGGTAGGCACCGTAGAGCCGCAACAGGCTCCCGAGGTTCAGCCTGCGCAAGTCGTCGAAGAGCTGCCTGCAGCTAAAGCCGAGTCTGCCCCGATCGTGATGGAAGAACCCGTCGAGGTCGTGCCTAGCCCTGCCCAGGAAGAAGCGGCTACCGTCGCCCTGACCGGCGAGGACGACACCCCTGCAGAGGCCCCCAAGGCCGATGCGGTGAAAGAGGACGAAGCCACTCAGGCCGAACTCGACCGCAAGCTCAAGGAGTCTCGGGAAAATCATCCCGACTGA
- the rpsI gene encoding 30S ribosomal protein S9, translated as MSATQNYGTGRRKTATARVFLRPGTGKISINDRALDTFFGRETARMVVRQPLELTETLEKFDVYVTVAGGGVSGQAGAIRHGITRALIEYDEGYRSSLRKAGYVTRDAREVERKKVGLRKARKRPQYSKR; from the coding sequence ATGTCGGCAACTCAAAATTACGGTACCGGCCGTCGTAAGACTGCCACCGCTCGTGTCTTCCTCCGTCCGGGCACTGGCAAGATCTCCATCAACGATCGCGCTCTGGACACCTTCTTCGGCCGCGAAACCGCGCGCATGGTCGTTCGTCAGCCTCTCGAGCTGACCGAGACCCTGGAGAAGTTCGACGTCTACGTTACCGTCGCTGGCGGTGGTGTAAGCGGCCAGGCCGGTGCCATCCGTCACGGCATCACCCGCGCCTTGATCGAGTACGACGAAGGCTACCGCAGCTCCCTGCGCAAAGCCGGTTACGTCACTCGTGACGCCCGTGAAGTCGAGCGTAAGAAAGTCGGTCTGCGCAAAGCGCGTAAGCGTCCGCAGTACTCCAAGCGTTAA
- the rplM gene encoding 50S ribosomal protein L13 produces MKTFTAKPETVKRDWYVVDAAGQTLGRLATEIATRLRGKHKPEYTPHVDTGDYIVVINAEQVRVTGAKTTDKMYYHHSGFPGGIKSINFEKLIARAPERVIETAVKGMLPKNPLGRDMYRKLKVYKGANHPHTAQQPQELKF; encoded by the coding sequence ATGAAAACTTTCACCGCAAAACCGGAAACCGTTAAGCGCGACTGGTACGTCGTCGACGCTGCTGGCCAGACTCTGGGTCGTCTGGCTACTGAAATCGCCACTCGCCTGCGTGGCAAGCACAAGCCCGAATACACCCCTCACGTTGACACCGGCGACTACATCGTCGTCATCAACGCCGAGCAGGTTCGTGTGACCGGTGCCAAGACTACCGACAAGATGTACTACCATCACTCCGGTTTCCCGGGTGGCATCAAGTCGATCAACTTCGAAAAGCTGATCGCCCGTGCTCCCGAGCGCGTCATCGAGACCGCCGTCAAGGGTATGCTGCCGAAGAACCCGCTGGGCCGCGACATGTATCGCAAGCTCAAGGTGTACAAGGGTGCGAACCATCCGCACACCGCTCAGCAGCCCCAAGAACTCAAGTTTTAA
- the nfi gene encoding deoxyribonuclease V (cleaves DNA at apurinic or apyrimidinic sites), with product MNSDPFADWDGSPTQARILQKQLAKQVLLHDDFGSPRRYAGVDVGFEEGGEITRAVAVLLDAETLQPLAHAVARIPTVMPYVPGLLSFRELPALLQALAELPETPELVFCDGHGIAHPRRLGIAAHLGVVTGLPTIGVAKKILTGHHAELAETRGSQVELLDRDGSTIGSVLRSKDRVKPLIVSPGHRVSLATAPALVMACVRRHRLPEPTRLADHLASRRQGSAATQALFSF from the coding sequence GTGAATTCTGATCCCTTCGCCGACTGGGATGGCTCGCCTACCCAGGCGCGCATCCTGCAAAAGCAACTGGCCAAGCAGGTCCTGTTGCATGACGACTTCGGCTCGCCGCGGCGTTATGCCGGCGTCGACGTGGGCTTCGAGGAGGGCGGCGAGATCACCCGCGCGGTGGCTGTCCTGCTGGATGCCGAGACCCTGCAGCCCCTGGCCCATGCCGTCGCCCGCATCCCCACCGTGATGCCCTATGTGCCGGGCCTGCTGTCCTTTCGGGAGCTCCCCGCACTGCTCCAGGCGCTGGCGGAATTGCCCGAGACCCCCGAGTTGGTGTTCTGCGACGGCCACGGCATCGCCCACCCGCGCCGGCTGGGCATCGCCGCTCATCTGGGCGTGGTCACCGGTCTGCCGACGATCGGTGTGGCCAAGAAGATCCTTACCGGTCATCACGCCGAACTCGCCGAGACCCGCGGCAGCCAGGTCGAGCTGCTGGATCGAGATGGTTCGACGATAGGCTCGGTATTGCGCAGCAAGGACAGGGTCAAGCCACTGATCGTCTCCCCTGGGCATCGGGTCAGCCTGGCCACCGCGCCGGCACTGGTCATGGCCTGCGTCAGGCGCCATCGCCTACCGGAACCCACACGACTGGCGGACCACCTGGCCTCACGGCGTCAGGGCTCGGCGGCTACCCAGGCGCTGTTTTCCTTCTGA
- the zapE gene encoding cell division protein ZapE has product MTPLERYQADLKRPEFFYDAAQEEAVRHLQRLYDELLAEPASKGGLFGKLLGRKTITPVKGLYFWGGVGRGKTYLVDTFYDALPFKQKMRTHFHRFMKRVHEELRTLKGEKNPLTIIARRFADEARVICFDEFFVSDITDAMILATLLEELFKNGVSLVATSNIVPDGLYKDGLQRARFLPAIALLKEHTEIVNVDSGVDYRLRALEQAQLFHYPLSDEVEAAMAKSFRSLTVECNDLCEDVPLMIENREIRARRTCEDVAWFDFRALCDGPRSQNDYIELGKIFQTVLVSNVEQMDALKDDMARRFINLVDEFYDRQVKLILSAEVELKDLYSGGRLEFEFQRTLSRLLEMQSHEYLARPHKP; this is encoded by the coding sequence ATGACCCCCCTCGAGCGTTACCAGGCCGACCTCAAGCGCCCGGAGTTTTTCTACGATGCTGCCCAGGAAGAGGCCGTTCGCCATCTGCAGCGCCTCTATGACGAATTGCTCGCCGAGCCCGCGTCCAAGGGCGGCCTGTTCGGCAAGCTGCTCGGGCGCAAGACGATCACGCCGGTCAAGGGGCTGTATTTCTGGGGTGGGGTAGGGCGTGGCAAGACCTATCTGGTCGATACCTTCTACGACGCCCTGCCGTTCAAGCAGAAGATGCGTACCCACTTCCACCGCTTCATGAAGCGCGTGCATGAAGAGCTGCGTACCCTCAAGGGCGAGAAGAATCCCCTGACCATCATCGCTCGGCGCTTCGCCGACGAGGCACGGGTGATCTGCTTCGACGAATTCTTCGTCTCCGACATCACCGACGCCATGATCCTGGCCACCCTGCTCGAAGAGCTGTTCAAGAACGGCGTGAGTCTGGTCGCCACCTCGAACATTGTGCCTGACGGTCTCTACAAGGACGGCCTGCAGCGCGCGCGCTTCCTGCCAGCCATCGCGTTGCTCAAGGAGCACACCGAGATCGTCAACGTCGACAGCGGCGTGGACTATCGCCTGCGCGCCCTGGAGCAGGCGCAGCTCTTTCACTATCCGTTGAGCGACGAGGTCGAGGCCGCGATGGCCAAGAGCTTCCGTTCGCTCACCGTCGAGTGCAACGACCTCTGCGAAGACGTGCCGCTGATGATCGAGAATCGCGAGATCCGCGCCCGCCGCACCTGCGAAGACGTCGCCTGGTTCGACTTCCGCGCCCTCTGCGACGGTCCGCGCAGCCAGAACGACTACATCGAGCTGGGCAAGATCTTCCAGACGGTGCTGGTCAGCAACGTCGAACAGATGGATGCGCTCAAGGACGACATGGCACGGCGCTTCATCAACCTGGTCGACGAATTCTACGACCGCCAGGTCAAGTTGATCCTGTCCGCCGAAGTCGAACTCAAGGACCTCTATTCCGGTGGTCGCCTGGAGTTCGAATTCCAGCGCACCCTCAGCCGTCTGCTGGAAATGCAGTCCCACGAGTACCTCGCTCGACCGCACAAACCCTGA
- a CDS encoding tryptophan--tRNA ligase encodes MTTRILTGITTTGTPHLGNYAGAIRPAIRASLAADADSFYFLADYHALIKCDDPARIQRSRLEIAATWLASGLDPERVTFYRQSDIPEIPELTWLLTCVAGKGLLNRAHAYKAAVDRNLEQGEDPDAGVTMGLYSYPVLMAADILMFNARRVPVGRDQIQHVEMARDIGQRFNHLFGNGRDYFALPEAVIEESVSTLPGLDGRKMSKSYDNTIPLFGSAKQLKDAIARIVTDSRLPGEPKDPDSAHLFTLYQAFATAEQSAAFREALQGGLAWGEAKGRLFEVLDAELGEARERYAALIARPDDLEDILLAGAAKARRYATPFLGELREAVGLRSLKTQVATSGTKKKASKTARFVSFREGESFRFRLLDADGTELALSIPFAEAKTAGITSKQLVSMPASVVVGDGNGFQLLLDDQVVAEGVASDSPAARDALVERTRAALAQLAEA; translated from the coding sequence ATGACCACTCGCATCCTCACTGGCATCACCACCACCGGTACCCCGCACCTGGGCAACTACGCCGGTGCCATCCGCCCTGCCATCCGCGCCAGCCTGGCCGCCGATGCCGATTCCTTCTATTTCCTCGCCGACTACCACGCCCTGATCAAGTGCGATGACCCGGCGCGCATCCAGCGTTCGCGTCTGGAGATCGCTGCCACCTGGCTGGCCAGCGGCCTGGATCCGGAGCGGGTGACTTTCTATCGCCAGTCCGACATTCCCGAGATTCCCGAGCTGACCTGGCTGCTCACCTGCGTCGCCGGCAAGGGCCTGCTCAACCGCGCCCATGCCTACAAGGCCGCGGTCGACCGCAATTTGGAGCAGGGCGAGGATCCCGATGCCGGGGTGACCATGGGGCTCTACAGCTACCCGGTGCTGATGGCGGCGGACATCCTGATGTTCAACGCACGGCGCGTGCCGGTCGGTCGTGACCAGATCCAGCACGTGGAAATGGCCCGCGACATCGGTCAGCGCTTCAATCACCTGTTCGGCAATGGCCGCGACTACTTCGCCCTGCCCGAGGCGGTCATCGAGGAAAGCGTGTCCACCTTGCCCGGCCTCGACGGTCGCAAGATGTCCAAGAGCTACGACAACACCATCCCGCTGTTCGGCAGCGCCAAGCAGCTCAAGGACGCCATCGCCCGCATCGTCACCGACTCGCGCCTGCCCGGTGAGCCCAAGGATCCCGACAGCGCCCACCTCTTCACGCTTTACCAGGCCTTCGCCACTGCCGAGCAGAGCGCGGCCTTCCGCGAGGCCCTGCAAGGCGGCCTGGCCTGGGGCGAAGCCAAGGGCCGGCTGTTCGAGGTGCTGGATGCCGAGCTGGGCGAAGCCCGCGAGCGCTATGCAGCGCTGATCGCCCGTCCCGACGACCTGGAAGACATCCTGCTGGCCGGTGCCGCCAAGGCCCGCCGCTATGCCACGCCTTTCCTTGGCGAGCTGCGTGAAGCCGTGGGCTTGCGCTCGCTCAAGACCCAGGTCGCCACAAGTGGCACCAAGAAGAAGGCCAGCAAGACCGCTCGCTTCGTCAGCTTCCGTGAAGGGGAGAGCTTCCGCTTCCGCCTGCTCGACGCCGACGGTACCGAACTGGCGCTATCGATCCCCTTCGCCGAGGCCAAGACTGCCGGCATCACCAGCAAGCAGCTGGTCAGTATGCCGGCCAGTGTCGTGGTGGGAGACGGCAATGGCTTCCAGCTGCTGCTGGACGATCAGGTAGTGGCCGAAGGCGTCGCCAGCGATTCCCCCGCCGCCCGTGACGCCCTTGTCGAGCGCACCCGCGCCGCCCTGGCGCAATTGGCCGAAGCCTAA
- a CDS encoding alpha/beta hydrolase, which yields MSAREQSLLLEGPAGTLEALYQAPDTPTGAVLLCHPHPLHGGAMQNKVVATLQRIARDAGQATLRFNFRGVGASTGVHAGGEGEIDDAAAAVAWLRERHPDLPLTLCGFSFGSCVAACLGGRLEGEGVAVAKLFMLAPPVERFSVDGRLPTRARLTVIQPEADEVVTPARVYAWSAALEQPHELLRVAECSHFFHGKLVDLKDLVLPRLQA from the coding sequence GTGTCAGCCCGTGAACAATCCCTGCTCCTGGAGGGCCCCGCGGGCACTCTGGAAGCGCTGTACCAGGCCCCGGATACCCCCACCGGTGCGGTCCTGCTCTGTCATCCCCATCCGCTCCACGGCGGCGCCATGCAGAACAAGGTGGTCGCCACCCTGCAGCGCATCGCTCGGGACGCTGGCCAGGCAACCCTGAGATTCAACTTTCGCGGCGTTGGCGCCAGTACCGGCGTGCATGCCGGCGGCGAAGGCGAGATCGACGATGCCGCGGCCGCCGTGGCCTGGTTGCGCGAACGTCATCCCGACCTGCCGCTGACCCTTTGCGGCTTCTCCTTCGGTTCCTGTGTCGCCGCCTGCCTGGGTGGTCGCCTGGAAGGCGAGGGTGTGGCGGTGGCCAAGCTGTTCATGCTGGCGCCGCCCGTGGAGCGCTTTTCGGTCGATGGCCGCCTGCCCACCCGGGCGCGCCTCACCGTCATCCAGCCCGAAGCCGACGAGGTGGTGACTCCGGCGCGCGTCTATGCCTGGTCCGCCGCGCTCGAACAGCCCCACGAATTGCTCCGCGTCGCCGAGTGCAGTCATTTCTTCCATGGCAAGCTCGTCGATCTCAAGGACCTGGTCCTGCCGCGTTTGCAGGCCTGA